Below is a window of Quercus robur chromosome 6, dhQueRobu3.1, whole genome shotgun sequence DNA.
GTTGCTGGTGGGTCTATATGAAatcattattgtttttttttttttaggaatgaaTTCATTATTGTTTGATTGAGGTTttgggacctttttttttttggttgttgttgaggtccaaaaaatCACAGCACCCAGGCCTAAAGAAATGAACACAAGGGGCCatggaaaatgaaaagagatggtaagcccaaaaggcttgaagcccaaaaaccataaagaaaaagacaagcCCAGAAACCtatgagaaaagagagaagaaaaagaaaagaagcccagATTAGAAGATTGGAAAATTACCAACGTAAAAAGAAAGTTGAGTCGGGATCCTCAGAGGCTGCCAAAGGCTAGGGATCCCCGAGGCGTGTAGCACAGCCAAGAGAGGATTAAGACAGCTCAAAGGAAAAGCCAAAAGAACATAAGAAACAGAGGATGGATACGTTATTCTCAGGTACCAGAGATccagcaagaaaaagaagaaaacctgGAGTAACCTCTCACAGCGCAAGTGGACGGTACCTCGGCGAATTAGAATGAAGGGCTATAAAAAGGGGAGTAGTAGCAAAGGACTTTCAAACTGGCAGAGTGGGATTCCGcctatttgagaaaaaagataaaaaggaagGACGGCCAAAAGCTGAACCATGAGGAACGTGACATCAGAAACCAGTGCACTCTGAAATAGATAGTCGGCCATGGGCTTTTGAGAAAACAACaccaaaaggaagaaaaaaaatgagaaacagGGAAAACTCAACCTTCTGAGTGATGGGCACAAAACGGGTTCTGGTACCCAGGGGGCAAAACAGGGAATCAATAGTTCCCCGGGACCCTAAAAATAAcgctataaataggagggaaGGATCGTGAAGAAGGCAACGGAAATCAAAACAAGAATCATTTGAGAAAGCTCTGTCAAGAAAAACTCAGAGAAATTAGTAAACcatctcccggtatcccagaaacagctactatagcacatactcggattcaaaaagattcaaactttgcaagtcttaaaggcttgaatagccatctaaatttgtaatttttgagcttacttggaccttgtatcatgtcttagtgagcacactgtaatcataataaagaaaatttaatgaagtatttcttattaatttgaggATCCCTAACCATTACTTTGTACATATACTGTTTGTTTTGCATTACTTTTGctgttttgattgttgttcaatacaaatatcctcATTTGTTAGTTTATGTGTATTGAAGGAAGTATGCCTTGTgcaccacttgattcttaaacagccctttagctgcggtgaatcaaAACCTAGTCCACCAAACTATAATCATTTAgcctaggatccttgggcctatgtgctaaagaaaaagcactctcacagtTGTTTTGGGAATAGGGAATAGAAAGAAGGGTTTTCACGTGGGTGGGGGCTAATttctcggtttttttttttttttttttaaattaacgtttttttaatgtaagaaataaataattaaatatggtTAACAGCAGACTTGGATGGAATGTTAACGAAAGACTAAAATGAGGAGgattgaaacttagaggactgaaatgacaaaatgcaAACTTACAAGATTGAATTCAAAAGTGGTGAAACTTAGAgggtgagttttgcattttgacattttttttttctattgcaAACTTTTAGAGGTTTATTAAAGATAAATTTTACCATTGCGCACCTTTGGTGcaatggtcactctacaagtataagtgcttatggggTGTGGGGGGGGCAAGGGTTGAGATTCAAGtttccaggagggagcttcacacacatatacacttagattatgctagagtagaaattttatcttgtataaaaaaaattaaaaaaaaaaaaagataaattttattcattttttggaCTAGAGATATTTGATAGCTTGAAACTCTTGGATATCCATGttacctcaaaaaaagaaaaaaagaaaaaaaaagaaaagaaatgctaACAGATGCCTTTAGGGCAATggttaataatcaattttaaagaaattttttatgagaaaagaaaaaaaaaacaattaatgttttgatagctttttccatttcccataaaagtggtgtcaaaattttcctaaaatggattgtaCATTAACCATTACTCTAAGGGCATCCATTAGCAtgacccataaaaaaaattaaatggggaGGAAAGCAAGGGCCTACTTGGTGCTATGATTTGACTTCAAGAGGGCAGCATTTGTCATAGATGCACATGCACAATGCACACATTATGTgtaggacaaagtttggctccaAACGTGTATTTTGGAGTCTTGAGCTCCAACCACCAATAGGAATATGACATTAGTCCTTATCACACATGTCAACTTCTTATTGGTGGTTTGAGCCCAAGGATCCAAACATATTTAGAGACAAACCTTTTCCTGTGTGTAATACTCAAGaccattttaaataataaaatgacacTGATATGAATACTAGGTTGTATTTTAATGTTATAGAAcccataaaaatataatatatctacaatgtgtttatttgttaggatttatatatgaataagttgtgttgtaatttttttgcgttATCAAATTTCACTTATAATTCTCATGTAATTATGTTAGTAATTAGATAAAATGATTATATTATAACAATTATAAGTCATATTGTAACCATTTGTGCATCTAAAACTTcaaagttcaacaaaaataatatctaattatggaatttattttataatttttttcaacaatttattatttatgggcaagacttagatacagtatttatgtgttgttccttaggttccccttTTAAGATTTTGTCATGTGGATTTTTCCTTGTGGGatggaaagtgtattttttagttaagtagccatgTGGCTATAtcttaagattcagccatgtggatttttccttataggatagaagtgtattttttagttaagtagctaCTTGGTTGAATCTTAAGAGAGGAACCTAAAAAACAACACTTAAAGTACTgcacctaaattttgtcctattaCTTATACATtcaattttatgtaaaataataaattatcttAGAATTTGAGCTGATCTGAACCATTTTAAAggtagggttttattttttaatcttaaaaaaaaaaattgcttatttattatatattttaaatcctttttttttcttttgtaattttttgacatTATGGAGCATCGGTAAAAAGAGGAAAGTTCTTTTTcccatatttttcaattaagtttcacaattttttttttaaaaaaaattaaaacaaaaaacctatgTGTTAAAGAGGGAGGGGGAGTTTTTGTTGGGCCTGATCCACTCCTAACTGTAAACCAtctaaactcaaaatttaactTGGACACTCGTGACTAGCACATGATTAATTATCATCAGACGAAGTCTCCCAACCACTACCAGAGATAAAGAAAAACCTAGATTTCCAATGTCGAAAGGACGAAGGGAAATCAACTACGAGCCTAGATTTCCTATCCCAAGGTACAAGCTCATAATACCCAAACCTACTTAGACTCCTTGAGATGATACAAGTATAAAAGCTCATCCATCCTAATCATGTCTTCGTTGTTTGTGATCAACCAAATTGACATGCAATTAATGACGATTTGCCATGAGTTCGGTATAAGCTGCCCCGGAGCAATATTAATATGATGAAAAAGCTCCATTATGAAAGGATGCACAGGAAACCTAAGGCCGCACAAAAAAGCAGCCTTGTAGAAGCAAACCTTGCCATGGGTAAAGACCTAAGCTCTTTTGCTTTTGTGAGGAAGACGAATCCTAGTTTCATTGGGAAATTGGAACCTATCCCTGAATCTAAATAGCGTATCTTCGTCCAAACCACACGGTTCATTAAGAGCATCGAAGGACCTAGGCTTTTTAGAAGATGAGGGTTTGGAAGAAGAGGGTTTGAAGGACGAAGGTTTCGAAGCGGTAGTGTCTATCTCCATCTCCACAGGTTTATCACTAGATAATAAACTCGTCTCCAACTCACTAGACCTAACCACAGACCTTTGCCCCTCTTCCATAGACATTGCACATAGCAGACGATACCAATTTAAGGATTGATGCAAAAGTGGGTACAAGTTAGTCAAAATAGGTCTAAATGAACTATCCCTAGAAACAAAGAGACCAACGTGGGGGCGGTGGCCACTTGAAGTTTCAAGAAAAGCTCCTAGgcaagcaaaaaaagaaagagacaaagGGGCAAAGATTCCTAACTTCAGAAAAGTCTACCATTAACACATTGAAAAGAAAGCGAGAAAGGTTCAGAGAAGATCATACCTAAAGAAAAAAGGGCATAGGAAGCTCTAGCTTGGAGAAGGAGAGAtttgcaagaaaaataatgaggAGAGGAAGAAGGAGTAACGAAAAAGGCTTATAAACACCCCCAAAAAACCAAAGTGCTAAGAAAACCAAAGGCCTCATCAAGAGATGTGCCCACGTCTAGCCAAACAGCTTATGACACGTAGCCACAAAGTGTGCGGTGTCGTCACATCGCATTAAATGCGAAAGAAATGGAATCTCAAAAGCCATGACTGGCATGGGATGACCTTTCATATTCCTAAGACCGTCAATACACGTAATGACGATCACGGAATAGGGGGTAAATGATGAACTAGAAAATTCTCGTCGTCCAAAGAAGCTGTCAGACAACCAAAGCACCATAAATGAACATTTAAAGCATGATCCATTACACATAGACAGACATAAAGATATGACCGTTAGAAGGATCTTAACCCAATTAAATTGCCAAAAGCGTTACAAGAAGGCATTTAAGCCACCATTGAAAGCCTCCAACGACTAGAAAGGCAAAGTTGTATATAAACTATGTTAAACCTCTAGTAAAAAGTACAAAAACATCTTTCATGGCTTTACTAATCTATTGATATCCTCTTTTCAGTATTTGACTTTATCATCAGAGGCTCATTGGCTTGCACCATGCTGAtgacattttcaaaaaaaaacatctttGCTCTTGTGCAGGACTACATATTCTTTTGGTCAATCTTCGTCTGGACGAACCTATCAACTGACGAATTTAGCTTCATCAGTAATTAATGCAATTCACTCTCAAATTCATTGTTGTTATTCTCTCattcttagatattttaataattagttCTATGCATTCATTATTTAATCCCTGCACAACAGCTTCTGCTATAGCAGAGCTTTCAGTGATCAGTTGATGTTGATCAATGGAATTAGATGTACCCTCTTCTGTTAGTATACATGCTTTGGTGATTAGTTacaaaataaacagaaaaaatGAATACACCCTCTTTACCGTGAAAAATTTTTGTGCCATATCAAAAGACACAACATTACCATAACTCACTCATATAACAAgtcataattaataaaaaaaatgtcttcaTATAAACCCACCATTACCTTTTTACCCGCAACAACTCACCACATAAACGACTGTAGCCGATGTTAAACCTTTTAACGTGGCACAAGAATTACTCCTTTACCGTCTTTGTTAAGCAAATAGTAGATTCCTTTCCTGAATGACACTAGTCTAGTTTTCTGTGCTTTTTACACAGTGTAGAGTGAGGCAAAAAGAAAGTCAAAAACCTAGTTATACTTGAGGTTACAAGTTCCAATACCATGAGAGAGTAATGAAACAGTGCCAGTTTTCGAAGAATATAAAGCAACGCGTTGGGCATAGGGTAAGAGTCTAGGAGCATCTCATTGTTATCGAAGGTCCTATCGGACCTATCCTATGAAGGGACTAAGcacctaattattattataatattcaGGCTTGCCACCTTTTCTGGTTTAGTGGATCATTAATCTATTAACTATTAAGCATACATTTAAACAGCAAAGTCCAAATTACTCAATTCAGAAAACTTACTTATTTTAAGATAAGTGCAAAGCAAGTTTAGAAGTTCTCTCCATATTGGGCCAAGAACAGCGGCAGCTTTTTCTAATATAGTATGGAGTATTTTTAGAGTTCCAAAaagatttaaataaataaaataaaaaaacaaacgaAGGAAGCTCAGATCTACTAcaagccaaaaaaatatatacaaatacttTAATAAGCTTTGTTTTCAGGATTACTGAGTGTTTTGTTTAGAGTAATCCTatgaacacaattttttttttggcaacaaATCATAAAGTTGTTGAAGTCGTTGATTAAAAGATAAACACAACACAGCATTCACATCaatatttgtaaaatataataaactCACATTTTAGCCAGCCAACTCCTAAATCCTCTTACTTCAGTACAAGCGTAAATTTACATATTATTATACCTTTacaaatgaatattttaataattctctactttttttttttttttttttgttgagagagtTTTAAATTATGGTGTCTGCTTCATGGTAACTCATTATCATCAAACCATCAATCGGTTTTTTGTATAAACAGAAATTGaacttcaaatctcttatttaaccatcaaaaacttattaattgaactaactggaacctacaattctttatttcttttggtttcACGTGAAGATTATAGAGAGATTATttgagacaaaaaataaaaaaattgataataaaataatattttaatgaaatatagtgtaaaatagataatataatgtgaagtattttaaaaagtaaatgcgtataaatttgaaaaaataagttcttataccaaaataaataaataaataaaaatttacactaATAGATACGAATGCTCTATCACTTAAAAGAATATTAACTTTTTCTCAACTACTcacaattaaatattttaataatggTGAAATTTATCGTAAATCTGTGTTATGCATAAcattattgttttgtttaaagcTTAACGTCTGATTGCTTCTTGAAATTCTTGCCAATCTCCACACACAATCCCATGCCTTTCTAGATCTTTTCCTGTTGTACTTTTTCAACATACAGAGCCCTTTGACACAAACTTTGTAGCCCTATCAAAGCAAAGATTTAAATAATGCCAAAATAGGATTAAATAATGCAAATAGGATTTAACTAAGTCcaactatctctctctcaaaagtttattccgtaaaagaaatataaattaacTCAGGTGCTAGATTCACTTCATGCAACCCAATGTCATGAAAGGCCCAACTTtatcctattttattttattttaggatacAGAGCCCCTGGCACAACAATCAAAtactaaataaaacaaaagctaaggagatttttattagtttttggaAGAAAAGTGGATGTTTACTAGGCAAATAAAATTTATGGAGATAGTTGCATGATAGAATTGAGACCCATCATCCGTAATGGAACACGCATcaaattgttttcttcttcaagCCAATAATTTTGACCAAGTTGTTGCTTCCCAAGAGACAGCACCTCTTGGTAATTTTCAAATATGGTGGAGCCAGGAGGCTAACTTCACACACATGGTATTGTCTTAGCGAGTGGATCTCTATGCACCGACAATTAGACCAGCAGCTCGATATGCATTAGACGTTTTTGATGCTCAAGACTTTGAGGGCTTTTATGGGGTTTAACTCATATGGTGTGTTTATTAAACCATGTATTTTTTTACATAGGGTTAGTTAAGATGTGAAAAAGAGACCAGAATGTAGAGAGACAACATTTAACGCCCATTGAATTGTGGGAATAAAAAAGTGGGTGGTCGGTAGGATCCATTGAGAGTGATATGCCTAAGATCTAATCCCATAATGTTGACAAGGATTTCACCAACCTAATAATGATTCAAGATGAGCCACCACCTTATACCACTTTTACAAGAAATGCAGTAGAGCAATTGATAGGCAAAAGTGATGGAtagcacagagagagagagaagaatgcGTGTAGGGAATTAGTCAGTAATCCAAATGGATCTAAATGTCTAAAGTCCTCCAAATATAATAATGATGATATAGAATCAATTGGCCTTTGTTGATGAATATCAAAGCAAGTTCCTGTTTTGGGCTGATATTTTTGTGGGATAAGGAAAGGGTCCACGTGATATGATAGTGAAGCAAAAGAAAAGAGTCCATAATCGTACTAAGATTCATGCATGGTTTCAAAACAAGTAACCACAATGAAGATAATTGACCCATACTCTTACACAACTTTCCGAATCCGTATCTTTGGCAATAATGGGATGTTGTACAAGTAATCTTCATCTTTGTTTCCCCCTTTCCCTGAATAGAAGTAATCTCCATCACCAATGAGTTTATCAAACCAAACTTTTGCTTACGGAAAACTTACTTCACGACAAACTTCATTTCACAACATGATCTACTTCAAAAGTTGGGTAACATCCTCTCTCAGCATGCGTTTGGATTGCGTTGGGGGTGAAAAAATTTTgcgttttgctgaaaaaatggTGGATCCATAGTAttgttcatatattttttggtactatttcaactaacttttacctttatctacagtactttcaataataagttttcagttttagcaaaataaactgtatccaaacacaccctaaatatCCTCTCTAAATATTCAAAGTCAAATTAATCTTTGGTGCAAATCATGGAATACTTTTCTATGTTTTTAGTAGATTTGcattctctctgtctctctctctctctttccaataattatcttatgtatcaaattatcaaatatattcattttatcTCATTATATGAATCTAACTGTATAAGACTCACACACTACGAAAGGGGTGATGTATATACCAATGCATGAAATAGTCTCTCAACACGGAAAATACATGCCATAAAATGCTAATAAGACAGGTATAAAACAAGCAAAAGGCAGCAATGTCCTTCGAAACAGATGCTCTACTGTAGCTTTCGTGTTAGTAACATTCCAACATATCATTGCTACAAAAAATGTAGGCAATATAACATTTAATATCAATGTCCTTGGATACTCATTTAGTAGTTTTCGCATTACTAAAGTGCTAATGAATTACTATTACATAATAAGGTCTTAACCGAAAAACAAGGTCTCATTGAATACCTTTGCCTTTTTTCAATGTAGCACATATTGCTTGTTATGAATGACAGTGAATTGATAACGCTTTACAAAACATTGGTCCCAATGACTATGAGTCCCTattacaattttcattttcaaggaAAGCACCCTCATTCATTTCAATTTACAATCTTGTCATTGATCTATAAAATGATTGctataacaaaaaacaaacagcTGTATCCAATGCTTAAAGCTTCCACTTCTGCAACATTAGGAATATAAAGTgattactaaaaaataataaaactactTAAAGAtaatacattttcatttttggatgCCCCCAACAGTACCCTTAAATTTCCCAATGTTGCATCTAACCTCAAGTTAGTGTACTTGAATGTCTCTTATCTGCTCTACAATTGTATGAAAAACCTGCAAATCAAACTTGCAAAATTTTGACCATGCAGATATCTTTTCATTAGAGGGGCGTGTTCAACTTTAATTACCTGTGATTAGATGATACAATTATAATATAACTCAAACCACATAAAGGTACAAGAAGTGACCTAATTTTGTATAGCATTTTGACTTTGAATGTTGTTTGTATAACATCTGTGTGCTAGAAGCCTTGTGGGGGCATTGAGGGTGccaaataatgttatttttcttatttttatcaaGAACCCCAAAAGGATGTATAAGAATCCTGACCACTGCAATTCTGTAACTTACAGCCTGTGTCATCAGACTAATCATACAACCTTGTTTGCTTGAATCAGGACTCTTCTAAGCTCATTTGCAATACCTTGCAACAGAACAGGTTTCCGAATGATTCCATTAATTCCAATATGCatacatctttcccacacatcTTCATCAGCACTAGCTGTTAAGGCAACAATCAGTGGCCAACTACGGCTACGAAACTGTCGAAGTCTTGCTGCAACATCAAACCCATCCAAATCGGGCATGTGAAGATCTAAAAGAATGATTTGGATAGAAGAACCTGAAGGGCCAATAGCACCAAGGCATTCAAATCCAGAAGATACGGCAGTAACTGTGCAACCTAGCTTTTCAAGCAACTTTCGTGTCACAGCCCTGttcacatcatcatcatcagctaATAAAACTTGTAAGCCTCTGAAAAGAGAGTTAGAAGGTGGCTGCTCTGAAGATTCTCCAGGTTCTGAGATTGCTATTGCAATGGATGGTCGGAGTTGGAAGCGAAGAACAAGTGCCATGCTTTGAGCAAGACCTTGAGGACTAGGGACAAGTCGTATGTTACCTTGCATTAACTGCAACAATAAATAAGTGATCAGAATCATCagataatttaaattaaaaataattaaaaaaaaaaaaaaaaaaaaaaaggctactGTCAGTTCCCTCAGCAGTGTTTGAAGTTAAATATGTATAAAGTTCTGAATCCAACTGAAGCAGTACTAGCAGTAGACCCTTCTCAAGGTGTGAGATACTTGCAtaagttaagaaaaaatatgagaAGTTCTATATGCCATAATGGTTCCATCTTGTAATAATGCAAATACACAAGTAACCCTTTACGAATTGAATAAATTGATTCATGACAATGTCTTTCTGttcaccaaaatttaaaaactataaaaccATTTTGAGGATCTCAGCCATAAAGATATCCAATCCAACAAACATAAAAGGACACTATGTTCTTcccagaaaaaaagaaaaaagaaaaaaaaggagcagTTGTGCATAATGTGGACAATCAATGCCAGCTACGGCTGATCCAAGATAAACAATAAATTCTGTATACACTAAGAAAACACGTGAATTGGAATATCACAGTAACCAAAACAGCTTCAGTCCTTGTCCTTTGCAAGTAGTCAATCAAGACTCAAGAAGCCATTATAATATGTTTGGTTTCAAGAAGAACGTCTAAATTTATAACTAATCAGGACCAATTAccagatgaaggaacaaataaaATACACACAAAATCCATCATTCTCACCTGTACTAGTTTTTTGCAAATGCTGAAGCTCAAGCTTTCCTCAAGGCCGTCGCTGGTGTATCTCCTACCAACAGGCTGTGCAACAGAAATTGCACCCTCCGATTGAGAACCATTATTGTTTATCCCAATCTCAAATCTAACATATACATCCCCATCAGAAGAGCCATGCCTCCAGGCTGACCATCTTTGATCATTCCTTCCCTGACTTCGACTCTCTTTGAAAACCCGGAAAATTACAAAACCCCCTCCATTGTTTCCATTCAACAGGTTCCCAACCATATGCAGAATCACCTGAAAAACCCTTCTTTCATCACCCATTACATGATCAGGCAGTGTCTTCTCAACCTCAATTGCAAAACCAAAGCCTTTATAAACACACAAGCACTTAGCTAGGCAAGCTGCTTCTCTTATCATGGCATGTAAGTGAAATGATCTCATCTCTAATGGAAATCTTCCACTATCTTTCCTAGAATTGTCCATCACATCATTTATCAGGGTTGATAGAACAGTGCTGGTCCTCACCATTGTGTCCACAATGGTTTGTTGATCGCTACTCATATTCTCATCCTGCATCATTGAAAGCAAACCCAAAATTGAGTGCATTGGCCTCCTCATCCCATCACTCATTACCTTTTGAAAGGAATTTCTTGCCTGGCTTGCCATCATAGCATTCATTTTTTCCTGTTGCAAGGCTCGATTTCGCTCGGCCAATTTCTCTCTCATGAGCTGCGACTCTTCAAGAAGAGCAGCATGGGAAAGAGCCACAGCCACCTGATCAGCAACTACCTTAATAATCTCAATTTCCTGGCTGCTCCAAGATCTAGGTTGTCCACTTGGAAGAACCAAAACTAATATTGCATAACAAGCCTGTCTCATCTCAGGAGTTCCCCCTTTGAAATTGGAAACCCGAAGCATTGGCATTCGAATTGCAGCTACTGGTCCTGGCTCACCTGTCTCTCCACTGCTTGCAGCGGCAAGTGCTGAGTCAGGGCTAAGGATATTCACTTCATCGCTCCCCTTGATCCTTACAACATCTGGAACAGTAATTGGTATAGAACAATTATATGAATCTGAATGAGTCCGCCTCTCATAAGCCTTGTGGGTCAAGTTCATCTCTGTTTTATTCTCATTAGGCATCCAAACTGCACAGTTCTGCAAACCCAGTGTCTCAGATAGCTCGTTTAGGGTTGTGTACAAAATTGTATGTCTATCAAGGGATTTCCGAATCTCTTGAGTAAGCATCCGAACATGCAACCCAGCTTCTTTCTGTTTCATAATAATTCCAACCTCTCGTCCTAGATCCCaagtcttcttcttcaacaTGAATTCCCTCACCTTGACTTTGAGAAGCAAAGGGATGAGAGTGATGAGTGTGATAGCAGTGGCACATGAGACCAAAGCAGTGAGAATCTTGAAGACCGTGAGAGCCAGCATTAGCTGAAATGGGTGTGGACCA
It encodes the following:
- the LOC126688708 gene encoding ethylene receptor 2-like produces the protein MSKALASGLLISLLIMSVSAADNGFPRCNCEDEGSLWSIESILECQKVGDFLIAVAYFSIPIELLYFVSCSNVPFKWVLFQFISFIVLCGLTHLLNGWTYGPHPFQLMLALTVFKILTALVSCATAITLITLIPLLLKVKVREFMLKKKTWDLGREVGIIMKQKEAGLHVRMLTQEIRKSLDRHTILYTTLNELSETLGLQNCAVWMPNENKTEMNLTHKAYERRTHSDSYNCSIPITVPDVVRIKGSDEVNILSPDSALAAASSGETGEPGPVAAIRMPMLRVSNFKGGTPEMRQACYAILVLVLPSGQPRSWSSQEIEIIKVVADQVAVALSHAALLEESQLMREKLAERNRALQQEKMNAMMASQARNSFQKVMSDGMRRPMHSILGLLSMMQDENMSSDQQTIVDTMVRTSTVLSTLINDVMDNSRKDSGRFPLEMRSFHLHAMIREAACLAKCLCVYKGFGFAIEVEKTLPDHVMGDERRVFQVILHMVGNLLNGNNGGGFVIFRVFKESRSQGRNDQRWSAWRHGSSDGDVYVRFEIGINNNGSQSEGAISVAQPVGRRYTSDGLEESLSFSICKKLVQLMQGNIRLVPSPQGLAQSMALVLRFQLRPSIAIAISEPGESSEQPPSNSLFRGLQVLLADDDDVNRAVTRKLLEKLGCTVTAVSSGFECLGAIGPSGSSIQIILLDLHMPDLDGFDVAARLRQFRSRSWPLIVALTASADEDVWERCMHIGINGIIRKPVLLQGIANELRRVLIQANKVV
- the LOC126690173 gene encoding uncharacterized protein LOC126690173, whose amino-acid sequence is MSMEEGQRSVVRSSELETSLLSSDKPVEMEIDTTASKPSSFKPSSSKPSSSKKPRSFDALNEPCGLDEDTLFRFRDRVWEWHKHVVFYDDENGYMQEYVYGNYFKRMMMMRKVFGDENNEEGESHEEGNSG